From a single Phacochoerus africanus isolate WHEZ1 chromosome 11, ROS_Pafr_v1, whole genome shotgun sequence genomic region:
- the RHEX gene encoding regulator of hemoglobinization and erythroid cell expansion protein isoform X1, with the protein MLTEEMKLWQGVVIAVVSLVLQACLLAAINYLLSRHMVKENERILKEARLQVPILSPAQPHAPAVKEIKEARAERNPPASEPRYRRGPADDSDTSSDSSDSSDSSPPTRQATKDVNYTQVIFSAPGGRRNESVLDYENIKETTDYVNVNPKSHKPNFWAFVNPASEPVEYTQVAV; encoded by the exons ATGCTGACGGA AGAAATGAAGCTCTGGCAAGGAGTAGTGATCGCAGTGGTGTCGCTGGTCCTGCAGGCCTGCCTCCTCGCAGCCATCAACTACCTGCTCAGCCGGCACATGG TCAAGGAGAATGAGCGGATACTGAAAGAGGCCAGGCTCCAGGTCCCCATactcagccctgcccagccccacgCACCTGCTGTCAAGGAGATAAAGGAAGCTCGGGCAGAGAGAAACCCCCCTGCGTCTGAGCCCCGATACCGGC GAGGCCCTGCAG ATGACAGCGACACATCCTCCGATAGTTCTGACAGCTCAGACAGCTCGCCGCCCACCCGCCAG GCCACCAAGGATGTGAACTACACACAAGTGATCTTTTCAGCCCCTGGAGGACGAAGAAATGAATCCGTCCTAGACTATGAGAACATAAAGGAAACGACAGATTACGTCAATGTCAACCCCAAAAGCCATAAGCCCAATTTCTGGGCTTTTGTGAACCCTGCCTCTGAGCCAGTGGAATACACTCAAGTGGCCGTGTGA
- the RHEX gene encoding regulator of hemoglobinization and erythroid cell expansion protein isoform X2 has product MLTEEMKLWQGVVIAVVSLVLQACLLAAINYLLSRHMVKENERILKEARLQVPILSPAQPHAPAVKEIKEARAERNPPASEPRYRHDSDTSSDSSDSSDSSPPTRQATKDVNYTQVIFSAPGGRRNESVLDYENIKETTDYVNVNPKSHKPNFWAFVNPASEPVEYTQVAV; this is encoded by the exons ATGCTGACGGA AGAAATGAAGCTCTGGCAAGGAGTAGTGATCGCAGTGGTGTCGCTGGTCCTGCAGGCCTGCCTCCTCGCAGCCATCAACTACCTGCTCAGCCGGCACATGG TCAAGGAGAATGAGCGGATACTGAAAGAGGCCAGGCTCCAGGTCCCCATactcagccctgcccagccccacgCACCTGCTGTCAAGGAGATAAAGGAAGCTCGGGCAGAGAGAAACCCCCCTGCGTCTGAGCCCCGATACCGGC ATGACAGCGACACATCCTCCGATAGTTCTGACAGCTCAGACAGCTCGCCGCCCACCCGCCAG GCCACCAAGGATGTGAACTACACACAAGTGATCTTTTCAGCCCCTGGAGGACGAAGAAATGAATCCGTCCTAGACTATGAGAACATAAAGGAAACGACAGATTACGTCAATGTCAACCCCAAAAGCCATAAGCCCAATTTCTGGGCTTTTGTGAACCCTGCCTCTGAGCCAGTGGAATACACTCAAGTGGCCGTGTGA
- the RHEX gene encoding regulator of hemoglobinization and erythroid cell expansion protein isoform X3, giving the protein MKLWQGVVIAVVSLVLQACLLAAINYLLSRHMVKENERILKEARLQVPILSPAQPHAPAVKEIKEARAERNPPASEPRYRRGPADDSDTSSDSSDSSDSSPPTRQATKDVNYTQVIFSAPGGRRNESVLDYENIKETTDYVNVNPKSHKPNFWAFVNPASEPVEYTQVAV; this is encoded by the exons ATGAAGCTCTGGCAAGGAGTAGTGATCGCAGTGGTGTCGCTGGTCCTGCAGGCCTGCCTCCTCGCAGCCATCAACTACCTGCTCAGCCGGCACATGG TCAAGGAGAATGAGCGGATACTGAAAGAGGCCAGGCTCCAGGTCCCCATactcagccctgcccagccccacgCACCTGCTGTCAAGGAGATAAAGGAAGCTCGGGCAGAGAGAAACCCCCCTGCGTCTGAGCCCCGATACCGGC GAGGCCCTGCAG ATGACAGCGACACATCCTCCGATAGTTCTGACAGCTCAGACAGCTCGCCGCCCACCCGCCAG GCCACCAAGGATGTGAACTACACACAAGTGATCTTTTCAGCCCCTGGAGGACGAAGAAATGAATCCGTCCTAGACTATGAGAACATAAAGGAAACGACAGATTACGTCAATGTCAACCCCAAAAGCCATAAGCCCAATTTCTGGGCTTTTGTGAACCCTGCCTCTGAGCCAGTGGAATACACTCAAGTGGCCGTGTGA